Proteins from a single region of Ensifer adhaerens:
- the secE gene encoding preprotein translocase subunit SecE, with protein MASKTNPVTFLQQVRSETSKVTWPSRRETMISTLMVFVMVFFAAAFFFAADQLMGWAIGLILNVGA; from the coding sequence ATGGCATCCAAAACGAATCCGGTAACGTTTCTCCAGCAGGTTCGCTCTGAGACGTCGAAAGTGACTTGGCCTTCGCGGCGCGAGACGATGATCTCGACGCTGATGGTTTTTGTCATGGTCTTTTTTGCCGCTGCCTTCTTCTTTGCTGCGGACCAGTTGATGGGTTGGGCGATCGGCCTCATCCTCAACGTTGGCGCTTGA
- the nusG gene encoding transcription termination/antitermination protein NusG, which yields MAARWYIVHAYSNFEKKVAESIEEKAKQKGLEHLFEKILVPTEKVVEVRRGRKVDAERKFFPGYVLVRANLTDEAFHLIKNTPKVTGFLGTDSKPVPIPDHEAERILGQVQDGVERPKPSVSFEIGEQVRVSDGPFASFNGVVQDVDEERSRLKVEVSIFGRATPVELEYGQVEKV from the coding sequence ATGGCTGCGCGCTGGTATATTGTTCACGCCTATTCGAACTTCGAAAAGAAGGTCGCAGAATCGATCGAGGAAAAGGCCAAGCAGAAGGGTCTCGAGCATCTGTTCGAGAAGATTCTCGTGCCGACCGAGAAGGTTGTCGAAGTGCGTCGTGGCCGCAAGGTCGACGCCGAGCGCAAGTTCTTCCCGGGTTACGTTCTGGTTCGCGCCAATCTGACGGATGAGGCGTTCCATCTCATCAAGAATACGCCGAAGGTAACGGGTTTCCTCGGTACCGACAGCAAGCCGGTTCCGATTCCGGACCATGAGGCCGAGCGCATCCTTGGTCAGGTCCAGGATGGCGTAGAGCGTCCGAAGCCGTCGGTTTCGTTCGAGATCGGCGAGCAGGTCCGCGTTTCGGATGGTCCGTTCGCCTCGTTCAACGGCGTCGTTCAGGATGTCGACGAAGAGCGTTCGCGCCTCAAGGTCGAGGTTTCGATCTTCGGTCGCGCGACGCCGGTCGAGCTGGAATACGGTCAGGTCGAGAAGGTCTGA